The Leptospira koniambonensis genome window below encodes:
- a CDS encoding response regulator, giving the protein MARILVVDDAKFMRTMVKDALVAGGHEIVGEAENGNIAVDQYKAIKPDLVTMDITMREKDGIEAAQEIFKLDPKARIIMVTALGQEELLAKAIKMGVKDFVVKPFSPERLQQAAEKALNS; this is encoded by the coding sequence ATGGCCAGAATTCTCGTAGTAGACGATGCAAAATTCATGAGGACCATGGTGAAGGACGCACTCGTCGCCGGAGGGCATGAGATCGTCGGCGAGGCCGAAAACGGAAACATCGCTGTTGATCAGTACAAAGCGATTAAGCCGGACCTAGTCACCATGGATATCACCATGAGAGAAAAAGACGGGATCGAAGCAGCCCAGGAAATTTTTAAATTAGATCCGAAAGCACGTATCATCATGGTAACTGCTCTTGGTCAGGAAGAACTTCTTGCGAAAGCGATCAAGATGGGAGTGAAGGATTTCGTAGTAAAACCTTTCTCACCTGAAAGATTGCAACAGGCGGCAGAAAAAGCACTGAATTCATAA
- a CDS encoding segregation and condensation protein A translates to MERENATQSFVVQWNNSEGGITEGPLSLLWSLIESYKVDIFEVSLSQITQDFLNFIKISASIHIDMGAEYALMAANLVYLKSKALLPDPGFEEEDYDPPLPPELVEKLLEHKKFQLTAQKMGDVDKVQAGVFSRETNQVIDESESWLDLSLLDLISAFNEILEKREDEGEIPALLTAPHRYSVEEKMGTISELLVERSDISFEELFSQVKPEKAEIVAVFLAMLELCKQRIVSIRQHRTFGEIRIFLVGEPWNATKPA, encoded by the coding sequence ATGGAGAGAGAAAACGCCACACAATCCTTCGTAGTTCAATGGAACAATTCCGAAGGTGGTATTACAGAGGGACCTTTAAGTCTTCTCTGGTCTCTTATCGAAAGTTATAAGGTGGATATATTTGAAGTATCCCTTTCTCAAATCACCCAAGACTTTCTAAACTTCATTAAGATTTCTGCAAGTATTCATATAGACATGGGAGCGGAATACGCTCTTATGGCCGCTAATTTAGTTTATCTCAAATCTAAAGCATTATTACCCGATCCAGGTTTCGAAGAAGAAGATTATGATCCTCCTCTTCCGCCTGAACTGGTCGAAAAACTTCTAGAACATAAAAAATTCCAATTAACCGCCCAGAAAATGGGGGATGTGGATAAGGTCCAGGCTGGAGTATTTTCCAGAGAAACCAATCAGGTTATAGATGAGTCTGAATCCTGGCTGGATCTAAGCCTTTTAGATTTGATTTCCGCATTTAATGAGATCTTGGAAAAACGGGAAGATGAAGGCGAGATTCCCGCTTTACTTACCGCGCCCCACCGGTATTCTGTCGAAGAAAAGATGGGTACCATTTCCGAACTGCTCGTCGAACGTTCGGATATCTCCTTTGAAGAATTGTTTTCTCAAGTCAAGCCTGAGAAAGCCGAGATAGTAGCCGTCTTTCTGGCAATGTTGGAGCTCTGCAAACAGAGAATTGTATCCATCCGCCAGCATCGCACATTCGGCGAAATTCGTATATTCTTGGTGGGAGAACCGTGGAACGCGACAAAGCCGGCTTAA
- the scpB gene encoding SMC-Scp complex subunit ScpB produces MIEALLFLSGEPLKLASIAKSIDCEKQEARDILDELILDYQEKDGGFVLREIAGAYQFSTNEKYSEILAKLFKEKKREQLSRSSLDTLAIIAYKQPITLSEIDDIRGVSSRAMVTSLISKKLVKPVGNKEVPGRPALYGTTKDFLIHFGLNKLTDLPAPVEVKELKFENLDDLIENGQE; encoded by the coding sequence CTGATAGAAGCGCTGCTTTTCCTTTCCGGAGAGCCACTTAAACTAGCCAGTATCGCAAAATCCATAGACTGCGAAAAACAGGAAGCTCGTGATATACTAGACGAGTTGATCTTGGATTACCAAGAGAAGGACGGAGGATTCGTTCTTAGAGAGATCGCAGGCGCTTATCAATTTTCTACGAACGAAAAATATTCTGAAATTTTAGCAAAACTTTTCAAAGAGAAGAAGAGAGAACAACTTTCTCGTTCCAGTTTAGATACTTTGGCGATCATTGCTTATAAACAGCCGATCACATTATCTGAAATTGATGATATACGAGGAGTTTCTTCCAGAGCGATGGTAACTTCTCTCATATCTAAAAAACTGGTTAAACCAGTTGGTAATAAAGAAGTTCCTGGAAGACCTGCATTGTACGGAACTACTAAAGATTTTTTAATACATTTCGGATTAAATAAACTGACCGATTTACCTGCCCCTGTGGAAGTGAAGGAATTAAAATTCGAAAACCTGGATGATTTGATAGAGAATGGCCAAGAATAA
- the pheA gene encoding prephenate dehydratase, protein MAKNNDKLKEFRDKIDSLDKEIVKAIQARAEIASEIGEIKRENNEPIYRPDREKDVYEKILGLNGGPLPDKVLIAIYREIMSGSFSVEKGLKIGYLGPEGSFSHQAVRARFGTSVEATEFPSIPEVFRAVETDKVDYGVVPVENSSEGLVNSTLDQFLVSDLNIYSEIYLKIHLNLLGHEHDLSKIKTLYGIKIANSQCRNWIAANLPHVEVSETPSTSRAASIVAEKKEACAAIASSIAAEIYGLDLVRESIEDMSDNTTRFLIIGKNQCPPTSNDKTSVVFSIPDKPGSLYKVLKPIFDKGINMTKIESRPTRRTSWEYNFFIDFLGHKKDPQIEEVLNVLKENTIYLRILGSYPISPPNP, encoded by the coding sequence ATGGCCAAGAATAACGACAAACTGAAAGAGTTCCGGGATAAGATTGATTCCCTGGACAAAGAAATCGTAAAGGCTATCCAGGCCAGGGCGGAAATTGCCTCCGAGATCGGAGAGATCAAAAGAGAGAATAACGAACCTATCTATCGCCCTGATAGAGAGAAAGACGTTTACGAAAAAATCCTTGGACTGAATGGAGGGCCTCTTCCGGACAAGGTGTTGATTGCAATTTATAGAGAGATCATGTCCGGCTCCTTCTCCGTGGAGAAGGGTTTAAAGATAGGTTATCTTGGACCAGAAGGATCTTTTTCTCACCAAGCGGTTCGTGCAAGATTCGGAACTTCTGTTGAGGCAACTGAATTTCCTTCTATCCCGGAAGTATTCCGTGCGGTTGAAACTGATAAAGTCGATTACGGAGTTGTTCCTGTGGAAAATTCTTCCGAAGGACTTGTGAACTCCACTCTGGATCAGTTCTTAGTTTCTGATCTAAATATTTATTCTGAAATTTATCTTAAGATACATTTAAATCTTTTGGGACATGAACATGATCTTTCTAAGATCAAAACCTTATACGGTATCAAGATCGCAAATTCTCAATGCAGAAATTGGATCGCTGCCAACCTTCCCCATGTAGAAGTTTCAGAAACTCCTTCTACTTCCAGGGCGGCGAGTATTGTTGCGGAGAAGAAGGAAGCATGTGCTGCAATAGCTTCTTCCATTGCTGCTGAAATTTACGGTTTGGATCTGGTTCGCGAATCCATCGAGGATATGTCTGATAATACTACCAGATTTTTGATCATTGGTAAAAACCAATGTCCTCCTACAAGTAACGATAAAACTTCCGTGGTGTTTTCCATTCCGGATAAACCAGGTTCTTTATACAAAGTATTAAAACCTATCTTTGATAAAGGGATTAATATGACCAAGATAGAGTCGAGGCCCACACGCAGGACTTCTTGGGAGTATAACTTCTTCATAGATTTTTTAGGTCATAAAAAGGATCCTCAGATAGAAGAGGTCCTCAACGTATTAAAAGAAAATACAATCTATCTCAGGATTTTGGGATCTTATCCGATCTCTCCACCTAACCCGTGA
- a CDS encoding prephenate dehydrogenase gives MKTDFSRILIYGLGMMGASLSLALRKKNSSAEIVGVVGSPSSKEKGIRLKSADKIFTSEEFSKSPDWESYDLIVFGVPVNTTVEVISKLPSGFKGLLTDMGSTKQEIVHAVESVLTGEHRYISSHPMCGSEESGLEFANVDLYENRLCILTKPSGATDEAYSEIESFWKFLGMSTTEIPAHDHDKILSYVSHVPHLISSLMTNWVWENGCVREFTQNSPLPLTGGGFRDMTRIAGSNPKMWSPIFSSNQKEIYNALLDYRDRLDKLLSELSPEKPLDLKHWESFMEQSRIDRDAILKKQNDSKNP, from the coding sequence GTGAAAACCGATTTTTCTAGAATCCTGATTTACGGCCTGGGAATGATGGGCGCCTCCCTCTCTTTGGCCTTAAGAAAAAAGAACTCTTCCGCAGAGATTGTGGGCGTGGTAGGATCTCCTTCCAGTAAAGAGAAGGGGATCCGTCTTAAATCAGCAGATAAAATTTTTACTTCAGAAGAATTTTCAAAATCTCCTGATTGGGAATCCTATGACCTGATCGTTTTCGGAGTTCCTGTAAATACAACTGTTGAGGTGATTTCCAAACTTCCTTCCGGATTCAAAGGTCTTTTGACTGATATGGGTTCCACTAAGCAGGAGATCGTGCATGCAGTGGAGTCCGTTCTTACTGGAGAACATAGATATATTTCTTCTCATCCGATGTGTGGTTCTGAAGAATCAGGTTTAGAATTTGCAAATGTAGATCTGTACGAAAACAGACTTTGTATTCTGACTAAACCTTCAGGTGCGACTGACGAAGCATATTCAGAGATCGAAAGTTTTTGGAAATTCCTTGGAATGTCTACTACTGAAATTCCTGCACATGATCATGATAAAATTCTCTCCTATGTTTCTCATGTTCCTCATTTGATCTCTTCTCTGATGACAAATTGGGTTTGGGAAAACGGTTGCGTAAGAGAATTTACCCAAAATTCTCCTTTGCCTTTGACCGGCGGAGGTTTTAGGGACATGACCAGAATTGCAGGATCTAATCCTAAAATGTGGTCACCGATTTTTTCTTCTAACCAAAAAGAGATCTATAATGCGCTTTTGGATTATAGGGATAGATTAGATAAACTTCTTTCGGAATTAAGTCCAGAAAAGCCGCTCGACCTAAAACATTGGGAGTCCTTCATGGAACAATCTCGTATAGATAGGGACGCAATTTTAAAGAAACAAAATGATTCCAAGAATCCTTAA
- the aroA gene encoding 3-phosphoshikimate 1-carboxyvinyltransferase, protein MIPRILKSSGREITVPGDKSLSHRSVLFSVLSKGASHVSGFLEAEDPLNTMKAFTQLGLKVEKISKGEYVFTSPGKHALQSPKEVLDFGNAGTGIRLSAGLLCGLQGIKATLTGDHSLQKRPMSRIIKPLNSMGASISGKDDKAPLEITGKKLSDFHYKSPIASAQVKSCLMLAAMASETSLEYEEDILSRDHTENMFRFLGNKLNLISPTHFKMEPPYTFEAKEFKVPGDISSAAFFLVLGVLLKEGSVLVKNVGLNPSRIGILHALEAMGAKILVHNKRIECGEPVGDLEAVSSNLRYAEIKEEWIPSLIDEIPILTIAGLFAKGGFIIRHADELRAKESDRISAMVENLRNLGITVHEYPDGYEIPEIDSSVNSSELSSWLSGNSVDIFTKMDHRIAMSFMILKAVSGLEIRPDETSWIETSFPGFESLLEGFVR, encoded by the coding sequence ATGATTCCAAGAATCCTTAAATCTTCCGGAAGAGAGATCACAGTTCCGGGAGACAAATCTCTTTCTCATAGAAGTGTATTATTCTCCGTATTATCCAAAGGGGCTTCTCATGTTTCCGGGTTTTTGGAAGCAGAAGATCCTTTAAACACAATGAAAGCTTTCACTCAGTTAGGGTTGAAAGTGGAGAAGATCTCAAAAGGAGAATATGTTTTTACAAGTCCAGGTAAACATGCTCTTCAATCTCCTAAAGAAGTTTTAGATTTCGGGAATGCAGGAACCGGGATCAGATTATCTGCAGGATTACTCTGCGGGCTCCAAGGAATTAAGGCTACCTTAACTGGAGATCATTCTCTCCAAAAAAGGCCGATGTCCCGTATTATAAAACCTTTAAATTCTATGGGTGCGTCCATCTCAGGAAAGGATGATAAGGCCCCTTTAGAGATCACTGGAAAAAAACTATCCGACTTCCATTATAAAAGCCCGATCGCTTCTGCTCAGGTAAAATCCTGCCTGATGTTAGCGGCAATGGCTTCTGAAACTTCTTTAGAATACGAAGAAGATATTCTTTCCAGAGACCATACAGAGAATATGTTCCGATTTTTAGGAAACAAACTGAACCTTATTTCTCCCACTCATTTTAAAATGGAACCTCCTTATACATTCGAAGCAAAAGAATTCAAAGTGCCTGGGGATATTTCTTCTGCTGCATTCTTCTTAGTGCTTGGAGTTCTTTTAAAAGAAGGTTCCGTACTTGTGAAAAATGTAGGATTAAATCCTTCTCGCATTGGGATACTACATGCACTCGAAGCGATGGGTGCAAAAATTTTAGTGCATAACAAAAGGATAGAATGTGGAGAACCTGTGGGAGATCTGGAAGCAGTTTCTTCTAATTTACGTTATGCTGAGATTAAAGAAGAATGGATCCCTTCTCTTATTGATGAGATCCCAATTTTAACGATCGCGGGTCTTTTCGCAAAAGGTGGATTTATAATCCGTCATGCAGATGAACTTCGCGCAAAAGAATCGGACCGAATTTCTGCGATGGTAGAAAATCTAAGAAATCTTGGAATTACAGTGCATGAATATCCAGATGGGTATGAGATCCCTGAAATTGATTCCAGTGTAAATTCTTCAGAACTTTCTTCCTGGCTTTCCGGAAACTCAGTGGATATTTTTACTAAGATGGATCATAGGATCGCGATGAGCTTTATGATCTTGAAAGCAGTGAGCGGTTTGGAAATTCGTCCGGATGAAACTTCTTGGATTGAAACTTCTTTTCCAGGATTTGAATCTTTATTGGAAGGTTTTGTGAGATGA